The genomic interval tcatttttaaggttttattcCCATTAAATGTTCCGAAAACTGCTTTCTTTAATCTCTTCTCTGCCACTATCCAACATCTCCAGCCCAAAGAATTCCTTCTAACGAGTTCCCTGCCTGCAACACATTACAACAACTGTGTCAACCTAAGAAGCAGCTAGACTTGCACACATGAATCACAAATATCAATCTTACTAATACATGGCTTTCCTATTATTCATTCTGCCCCCATCTAGACTTTAATGCCTAATCCATCCACCAAGGGGGACAAGTTTGGTCCAGGTTGTTACAATCTTAAAGACAAAATCTCTCTAATAAAAAGATCAGTTTACCACAAAATGATCAACCACAATTTCCATTCATAACCCTCtacttcttttttctcaaaaattttgtgcAGCAATATAACAACACCGCAAGTGtttccaaattaaaaaactCCAAGAATAAAAAGGTCATACCCTACTCCAAGAAACTTTAGGTGGGAAGAAGTGGTTGTCTCTCATCAGATCCAACACGATGACTAGCCTGGAAAGagacaaattaaaaacaataagtTGGAGTGCAAGAGACCAAAGGCCCTCTCCAAGGTAAAGACAAGCACTTTCACAGAAAATTCATACCTCTTCATTTGCTCCTGCTGCCATATTTATGAAAGATTCTTTGGAcctgaaatatatataaaggaaaaaacaaaaaaaaaaaacatgtgacTGCAATGCAAGAGCTAACTTAGTTAAAACACTTTTCCATACAGCTAAACATATTTGAATCACGTTCCTCTGCCAAATTCTAGTTAGAATGCTGCTAAAGCAGGAACAATCACTACCACTGCAGCATTCATCTGATACATAAAGCAGGAACAGTCTTAACTTAAACCAACAAGGAAAGGTAACAGCAAATGTATAgaacataaaaaatgaatacCAACTTGAAGCAATAGCACATTCCCtataaaatttcatctaaaaaGGTTCATAAGAAAATTGGAAAAGAAGGGGTATATACCTGTGGTTGTCCTGATAATCTACCAGTTCCAGCTTCCCATTCTGTTGTTCATCTTTGACCTTGGAAAGAGGTGAAAAGAACTACAGAGAAAAGTAAAACATCGGAACAATACCACAAAGTAAAGGTAAGCAAGCAGAATTCCCAAATTTTCAGTACTAAATTAGCCATCAATAAGGCAGCATCCTTACTAATTACCTGGTGCATAGAGATAAACACAATAGAAATTCCTAGGATGAAGTTCATGGTCAAAGTATGGCCAAATAGTGCCGCAGATGCTATGCCGGTAAAGATTGTAGCAACGGTTGAAGAATACTTCTTCAAAATTGTATCTGAATGCACAGAACAATGAGTTGAACACAACAATTTTGAGACAGAACAGAAAACGGGTGAGATGCCTTCATTGAAGCTATCTTTTAGTAAATTCTAATCCCATATGAACCTAGAATAGTCAATgaaaattcatgaaattaGATAAGTTATTAGTGTATTACCAgcatatttgaaaaaaaaagaggataAAATTCCCTGGGCTGCATTGTTAAATATAAGAAGCATAGTAGCTTTCGAATGTCCTTGTAGGATATCAAAGCTACTAGGACCTGAAACAATCCAAATGAGAACATCAGAATAGCAGATACACAAGTGAAGATGGCAGACGGGCTTAATAGTTGCTTATTCAGACAAGAATTGCTGGGGCAATAACCAATAAAGTTCCCACCACAAGTGAATATGTTGGAGCAGAAAGCTTGTTCCAAATTGAAGTACTTAAAGATGAAAATAAAGCACACAAGATCAAAAGTAATTTGACTATAGCCAATAGCTCTTCTGCATATACGTTAACTTGCTTTACAGAATTAAATATGTTAATATTCTACCGTACCTTTAATAACAGCTGTTCCCAGTATTGCCAGGAAGTTAAATATAGCACCATATCCATATAAAAATAAGTTCTGCAAACCAAAAGAGACAAAATTTTAGAGGATAACCATAGAAAAGTAAGTAATTCTTTATCCTTTCTTGAGAAACCAGGCCAAATAGAAAAATTCCAGTGCTGCCAATCAGAACTCCTTCAATGACCATGCTAGATGGCTGCACATAACACTGATTGTCGCAAAGATAAAAGCTCTTCACTAGGTTTCCCATATGATCAAACTTCCTAATATCTGAGCAATATAATGTCAAGATATATTCTACATAAACCttcaaaaggaaaacaaactaATCTTTTGTAGACATGGCAGGTACAAAGACTGAAATGGTTACTACAATTCTAACATCAACCAATTACTCCTTTTGAAACTAACACAACGAAGTTCTAAAAGCATTTCTCTGGAACAGAAAGAGACCACAAATGCTAAAAAGTCTAAAAAATCACCTGAAGATAGATGCTTGTCTCATACTGACTCTTCAAAGCATACTCATTGTAGACGGAGGCCAAAGATGGAACAGTTACCTGAATGATTATTTCCAATGTTAAACTTCCAGGgtgttaaaaaaaagttaagggGTAAAAACACAGATACAAAAGAATGACGAACATAAAACTACTTTCTGTCAAAACTGATTGCATGGCCCACACATAAACCAAGATATCACTAACATATGATTCAAATAGCCGAAGCCACTTACAAAAATCAATGTGTAGATGTAAGCACCCGTTGAAACAGGAAGGCCCAATGCTGTAGTACCCTCAGGTAAAGAACGCAACTGATTTACACTAATTCCAATGAGCAACAGAGCAAGAGCTTCCCACTGCAAATTAACCACTAATTAGCAATGCAACTATCATGTAACAAAGATGCCACCGATACCACACAGAACCAAGAATCATATGTGCAGTTAGTGCAATTAATCATTGTATTGACATGTGCTTTCTTCTGATTGAATTCTTTTTAACCAGTTGATAGTTTCGAGTCTAACCTGTATCACAGAAAATCTACGTCTCATTATAATCTTCAGCAAAACAGCAATTACCAAAACCTGCATGTTCACCGAGCAGATGTAGAGAATTTTACAAGGAGCAGAAGCAATTATTTAAACCAAAAACTAATTCCAATATCTCAGAGGaatgaaacaaaaagattCCTCCAAGTGCCGCTATGCATCAAAGTATAAGCATAATTGAATTGGAAATAATGTTGACGCTAATTAGATGGAAAATAGTAAGAACTTGTTTAAAATTAGCATGTCACAATTTGAACCAAGCTCTCTGTATCCAAATTCCAAATAACATACactcaaagaaaagaaggagCACAAAATTGCCATAATTAAGCAATGAACTACCCAGCAAACTGTAACCCCAATTAAACCCTTATCAGGAATGAAAGTATAACTGCTGAGAAACAAGAAttctgaaaactaaaaagaacaTCCGATTATGCAATAAACTAGCCAGCAAATGTTAGCATCAATGGAATAATGGTACTATAGAATTACTCATCAGCATTGAAGTATCACCACCATAATATAAAGAAAAGTGCCAAGAACTAAGGTCACAAACAAATTGAAGGTAATAGCTGCAAATAAGAACAAAGATTGGATAGATTATTACAAACTGGAGCTACCTTCAGGTTGCTCAGCATCTTCACAGTTGCAGGATTGAAATAAAGCTGCCAATAAGCAATTGACACTAATTAGTAATGACTTATGACCTTTATCATGCTAAAAACAGACCCAAGAAACAGAACAACACCAGTCAGtatatagaaaattaaaaacatagaCTGTACAAATGCTACCCaacaatattaataaaatgcCCAGAGGAAccatttaaagaaatataccTGCATAATGAACTTCAAATAGTTATTGATGGCATACAGAAGTGCTGGAACAGCAAGAAGAACATTGTTCCGAGCTGCCTGCAAGAAATGATGCTTGCAGATAGGATTATATTATGAATAATGAATCATTTCAGCATTACACCTTTCATGCCAAGAATGATAAAAcattatcattatctagtACACGTGATTAATATGCAAAGCCATAGTTGAACTAGGCAATCAGTagctttaaataaaattttcaactaaTAGACTTTTACTATTACAATTTATCCTACTAGTCCAAATCAAGTATAAATCATGTATGTCATTAACAAATTTGTACCTGCATGAATGTGGAAATTGACAGAAGGGGCTTTTCGCCAACTTTCTGATTTCTAGCCTGTAAACATGTAAACATGGTTTCAATGAGATTGCTAAAGAGTTCATAAATATCATAAGTCCTCATATTCCCCCACCTCCCCATGCCAGAATGTACTTCAAAATATTTCATCAGCATCAAACAAAATAGTTACAGTTGCATGATAGAAGCATACAaagttcaataaaaattaGGTCAATTTACGGCATGCCACGCTTCACTTCAAAAAGATCAACCCAATTTATCAAAGCAGAAAGGTTGACTCAAACAAAGAAATACAAGttaagaaatcaagaaataatTTGCATGTACCTGGAAAATAAGCATAACAACTGCAAATAGAACCTTTGCAACCTCCGTCAAAAAGTTAACACTAATGGGGCTAAACATGAAGCGCCCATCCACCTTGGACATATAAACCAAAATAGGCtggcagaaaaagaaaatatcaaacaCATGAAGAATCAAGATTGAGTAGAAAGGCAACCAAACCAGGACAAGCTAAAATGCGCAATTGCAGAACATTGAGGAAGGGCAGGAGACAAACAAATAGGTATGTGTATAAATGTAACAAAAGCAGAAATTGATAATGAATTACCTGGAAACCAACAAGAACACAATCGCCAACAACCAAGAAGACATTAAGGACACGTTGCTTTGATGATACCCTGCTTTTGTGGCGGTCATAAGCCCTAGACACACCTCTGGTAGTCGGGGAAACCAACTTCGAATGGCAGACACTGCATTCTATCATCCCGTTTTTCATTGGTTTGCCCCAAAACTATCACAACtacacaaaataaaatcaggaaacaaagaaaatttagGCAAGTTGGAGTAAGTTCGTTACTGCTACATCAAATACTAAcacccaaataaacaaaactTTGAGAAATCCAAAATCTACAAGAAGTTGAAATGATTGGAATCcaatttttaaacaaaaagtGAATGCCGAATTAAAAGTTCGGTCATAATAGCTAATTCAGATTGCCCTAAGCATAatcaattcatttaaattgtttatagaTCCCATAGACTGAGGAAGGAGAGGGAAAAAAATTCCATTCCAAATTTAACGAGAAGCAAGAGCAGCATCAATATGATAACGGTGGATCTACGCTCAATAATCAGTAGCTGGATACTTATAATCCGACaagcaagtttaaacaattaAAGCAAAGAACATGCACtgaaataacttaaaattcaGATCTTTCCATAACAACCTCAagattaactttttttatatataataaaaggcAAGCAATTTATGAagaaatgatcaaatttggaAACATAAATGCATCGCAGACAAATTCAGATCTTGCTAGTTGAAAGCGGGAAAGAAgcttaaacaaaataaaaataagaaaatgctAATGATATAATGACATTAATTAAGCTGACCTGCTTAGTGTTCTAACAAGGCATCTCCAGAATAAGCGTCGGTGGCGAGATCCGTAATTGAACCGCCTAATCTCAAATGAGAAATCGATTCCTATGAATCAGATTTGGAAGCGAAATTcaaatgaataagaaaaatgGTTAGAAATAGAAATCCCAAAGAGCAGTGCTGAGAAGATGCGATCATGCGAAGAATATGCAGAGAGAGAGGGCTTTTAAAATTCAActctctttcttgctttgaATGCACAACACGGCTTTCGGTTTTTGGAGCGGAAAGGACGCTTGTGTCACAGAGGCACTGGGCAAGGGAAGGTGACAGACCAATAAGGTGTGGGTGTTGGGTGCGCGAAATAGAAGTCAAAGTGAAATACCGGGGTTGGGTGCGGGCTAATAATAATAGAATTATTCGTGCCTAATCGGTTTCGGCTCACCTGTTTCTTTCGCTTATATTTGTTGTTGTGCTTTTTAAGTAAGCTTTTGATGTGCGGTTTTTTTAATACCTAAATTTAATTCCTATCCATTTGgcattcctttttcttttttctttcaattttacccttcATTTTCACAATCAACACAAGTTTTACTTCTACTTTGCCAGCCAGACAGCCTTgggttataagtctaattaaTTGTGAGAATTTTATCGAGTTATTGCAATTTAATCAtatgatataattatattattcattattttacttattgtaaaataattttttataatataaaatatattaataattaaaattaagtatTATAGAAAGAAATCATTCATAGATTATAAACTAATATTAGCTAAAACATGAATATTAATGTTTCATACTTAAAAGGAcaaatttagaatttcataCGTTAATAAGGATGGATTTCTGAGATTAATAACACATTTTTCTGTAATCTTCTCATACAACTCAAATTCATCCGAGCTACAGGGAATTACAGATAGAGGGAATTGAGATACAGTACAGTCGTGCCTCCTGCAATCTGCATACAGCACCCGATTCCTCCTCTTTCCAGCTGCGTCGGAGGAACAACCCCTCTTCCAATCACAAGTATACCTATCCGATTCTCCT from Theobroma cacao cultivar B97-61/B2 chromosome 5, Criollo_cocoa_genome_V2, whole genome shotgun sequence carries:
- the LOC18597413 gene encoding CMP-sialic acid transporter 2, whose translation is MKNGMIECSVCHSKLVSPTTRGVSRAYDRHKSRVSSKQRVLNVFLVVGDCVLVGFQPILVYMSKVDGRFMFSPISVNFLTEVAKVLFAVVMLIFQARNQKVGEKPLLSISTFMQAARNNVLLAVPALLYAINNYLKFIMQLYFNPATVKMLSNLKVLVIAVLLKIIMRRRFSVIQWEALALLLIGISVNQLRSLPEGTTALGLPVSTGAYIYTLIFVTVPSLASVYNEYALKSQYETSIYLQNLFLYGYGAIFNFLAILGTAVIKGPSSFDILQGHSKATMLLIFNNAAQGILSSFFFKYADTILKKYSSTVATIFTGIASAALFGHTLTMNFILGISIVFISMHQFFSPLSKVKDEQQNGKLELVDYQDNHRSKESFINMAAGANEEASHRVGSDERQPLLPT